One genomic segment of Scophthalmus maximus strain ysfricsl-2021 chromosome 3, ASM2237912v1, whole genome shotgun sequence includes these proteins:
- the emilin3a gene encoding EMILIN-3 has translation MHLVMAVSSLMFMTLFLSPVQTKFYRPFQFNQYKAGLSQHHDQGKPTSRHKNHCAYVIEKTVSFTVQDGAAPYVKAEYNKCSWGQKCSTLMYRLLYKPTYKVAHKTVTELEWRCCPGYSGYGCMEGPPVYQHPMKLMPPFKGPPMKGPQLKGPQYKGPMFKGPMFKGPPVNTAVKANPWSQPKGPPTNSFTSYPMRHFGPPRTSSYSDTSFEPYPPEPEPQPMPDHQEPHHPEHHPEHDPEHHPEHEHEHEPSQGPEEHLPEEIPPPPSGVEQPEAEIVGQALNRETDERIYRMEEDVQRLNQGLETLRGTVNGLEDSLRASLREDANRMLSALLSAAPVPAPALASSLSTVGFAEIPGGNAETEGLDGRQVFTGLTELNGRVEELRAELQAKTVELQELKATVMGHDGQLKKISNLPGVVSNSTGNLTQRAMENLMDAKLNAARTEILGGFEKRVENAEGRCEEKAGDVRRQCQREQGERQEQMEDALHESTTDLRTELINLQAQIHGFKATEGCCGRTSGLVERVQQLETSVAGLNQSQGHLRVELGAHKDHIEGMMEGRLGYVEAKLNLTGQIESVETGRRRGETGQGLEDRMEGKLRDLEGRLLTALEELGNATAPALLEGHAVPALETEVESLQDRLEVDVDRLQKHLNNLQTLCSSSCSSTQSPSALQGDSAASSAALAEEQNVKEVLDMQDERLQTLNVTLQNILMRLSLREQQEQAEGDAPIQGELTILKFNVRSVNRTLRGLQNSLGTVVHQVGKTNSSWHEREARLAQQIKGVVQLVGHQASMLGAGERRLTRVKGELHEMKRRLAEEVRGCQSTAMGVQKEVTEVEGRVASVEDQCKGLNYLAEDLERIREELEKQSHGLLLQVNGTLSSHAQQLSELRGGLQNCTEKVEPTQQSLELEAEPRRGDTFTFN, from the exons ATGCATCTTGTGATGGCCGTGAGTTCTCTTATGTTCATGACTTTATTTCTGTCACCGGTCCAAACCAAGTTCTACAGACCGTTCCAGTTCAACCAGTACAAAGCTGGGCTCAGTCAGCACCATGACCAAGGGAAACCCACCAGCAGACACAA GAACCACTGTGCTTATGTCATTGAAAAGACCGTTTCCTTCACCGTGCAGGACGGGGCCGCCCCCTATGTGAAAGCAGAATACAACAAGTGTTCCTGGGGCCAAAAATGTTCAACTCTGAT GTATCGACTGCTGTACAAACCAACCTACAAGGTGGCACATAAAACCGTCACAGAGCTGGAATGGCGTTGTTGTCCAGGGTACTCTGGTTATGGCTGTATGGAGGGTCCTCCAGTCTACCAACACCCTATGAAACTGATGCCGCCATTCAAGGGCCCCCCAATGAAAGGCCCACAGTTAAAGGGGCCACAGTACAAAGGCCCAATGTTCAAGGGCCCCATGTTTAAGGGCCCACCTGTTAACACTGCTGTGAAAGCCAACCCATGGAGTCAACCCAAAGGACCGCCCACCAACAGCTTCACCTCTTACCCAATGCGTCACTTTGGGCCCCCGAGGACCTCCTCCTATTCAGACACCTCCTTTGAACCCTATCCGCCTGAGCCAGAGCCACAGCCGATGCCAGACCACCAGGAGCCGCATCACCCAGAGCATCACCCAGAACACGACCCAGAGCATCACCCAGAACATGAGCATGAACATGAGCCGAGCCAAGGACCTGAAGAACATTTACCAGAGGAaattcctcctcccccctctggtGTTGAACAGCCTGAGGCTGAGATCGTAG gCCAGGCTCTTAACAGGGAGACAGACGAGCGAATATATCGAATGGAGGAGGATGTGCAACGTCTAAACCAGGGTCTGGAGACGCTGAGGGGGACTGTGAATGGACTGGAGGATAGTCTACGAGCCTCTCTGAGAGAGGATGCCAACAGGATGCTGTCAgcgctgctctctgctgctcctgttCCTGCACCAGCTCTAGCCTCCAGTCTGTCCACTGTAGGGTTTGCAGAGATTCCAGGAGGAAATGCTGAGACAGAGGGTCTTGATGGCAGACAAGTGTTTACAGGCCTCACAGAACTGAATGGAAGAGTAGAGGAGCTCAGGGCAGAGCTACAAGCAAAGACAGtagagctgcaggagctcaaAGCAACAGTGATGGGACATGACGGACAACTGAAGAAAATATCAAACTTACCAGGAGTGGTATCAAACTCCACTGGCAATCTTACCCAGAGAGCTATGGAGAATCTCATGGATGCCAAGCTGAATGCAGCCAGGACAGAAATTCTGGGTGGGTTTGAGAAGCGTGTGGAGAATGCCGAGGGCCGTTGTGAGGAAAAAGCTGGTGATGTGCGTCGTCAGTGCCAGAGGGAGCAAGGTGAAAGGCAGGAGCAGATGGAAGATGCTCTGCATGAAAGTACCACAGACTTGAGAACAGAGCTGATAAATCTCCAGGCACAGATCCATGGCTTCAAGGCTACAGAAGGCTGCTGTGGCAGAACGAGTGGACTGGTTGAAAGGGTGCAGCAGCTGGAAACATCAGTGGCAGGCCTCAACCAGTCGCAGGGGCACCTGAGAGTGGAACTGGGTGCACACAAGGACCACATAGAAGGAATGATGGAGGGGCGTCTGGGGTATGTTGAGGCCAAGCTCAACCTGACTGGGCAGATTGAAAGTGTGGAGactggaaggaggaggggtgagacggGACAGGGCCTGGAGGACAGAATGGAGGGTAAGCTCAGGGATCTGGAGGGACGTTTACTGAcggctctggaggagctgggtAATGCCACTGCCCCTGCACTGCTGGAGGGTCATGCTGTTCCCGCTCTGGAGACAGAAGTGGAGTCACTACAAGATAGACTAGAGGTGGATGTGGACAGATTACAGAAACACCTGAACAACCTTCAGActctctgctcctcatcctGTTCCTCAACTCAAAGCCCATCTGCCCTCCAGGGAGACTCTGCTGCATCCAGTGCTGCCCTGGCAGAGGAGCAGAATGTGAAGGAAGTATTGGACATGCAAGATGAGCGTTTACAAACCCTGAATGTCACACTGCAGAATATCTTGATGCGTCTGAGCCTGAGGGAACAGCAGGAACAAGCAGAAGGAGATGCTCCGATCCAGGGAGAGCTCACAATCCTCAAGTTTAATGTTCGCTCAGTCAACCGCACTCTGAGAGGCCTCCAGAATTCCCTGGGAACAGTCGTCCACCAGGTGGGTAAAACCAACAGCTCCTGGCATGAGAGAGAGGCTCGTCTAGCCCAGCAGATTAAGGGTGTGGTCCAGCTGGTAGGTCATCAGGCTTCCATGCTTGGGGCAGGTGAGCGCCGTCTGACCCGTGTGAAGGGTGAGCTGCACGAGATGAAGAGGCGGCTCGCAGAGGAGGTGCGGGGCTGTCAAAGCACAGCTATGGGCGTCCAGAAAGAGGTAACGGAGGTTGAAGGGCGTGTTGCCAGTGTGGAGGACCAGTGTAAAGGTCTGAATTACTTGGCAGAGGACCTGGAGAGAATCAGGGAGGAGCTCGAGAAACAATCGCATGGTCTTCTCCTGCAAGTCAACGGGACTCTCTCCAGCCACGCCCAGCAGCTGTCCGAGCTGAGAGGCGGACTCCAAAACTGCACCGAAAAGGTAGAACCAACACAACAAAGTCTAGAGCTGGAGGCAGAGCCGAGACGAGGGGACACCTTCACTTTCAATTAG